AGCCCTTTGAAGAGAGCGGCATTGTCAATCGCGATGGCCGTTTGACCGCCCAGCGTCTCGAGGAAATTCAACCATTCCCCGTCTGGTTCGAGGCGGCTGCGGTGAAAGACCTCCAGGACGCCCTGAATTTCTCCCTTGGCGATCAACGGGACGCCGAAGTAGGATACGAATTGTTCCGGCAAAAATAGCAACGAGCGGTGGATATCTGCTTCGGGGGATTGAAGGTCGTGTACCCGAATGGTCTGGCGCTTCAACATCACTTGAGCGGCATAGCCCTCTTCCAGGAAGAGGTGGGAATTGTTCAGCGCGTCGGTATGAAAGCCGCGCTCGACGGCATATTCCAGGGTTCGCGCGGCGGGGTTATATAAAAGGATCGTTACCGCGTCTACGCCTAACTGGGAAATGACATGGTTGAGGATTTCATCGAGAACCACGCCAATATCGGTGTGACTAGCAATGGCCTGGTCAATCGCTCGCAACGATGCCAGCCTGCGAATTTGCAAAGCAACACGTTCCTCGGCCTGTTTGCGCTCGGTGATGTCGCGGATTGCAGATTGTGTCCCGATCAGGTAGCCCGCATCGTCCTTGAGCAGGGCCACGTCCACTTCGAGCCAGAGCCTGCGCCCGTCCTGCCGCAGGCCCTCATACTCGAAAGAGGCAGGGACTGTTTCGCCGCGCAAGCGGCGGTCATGTCTTTCCCTCAATATCTCTCGCCATTCCGGCGCGATATAGTCCTCCAATTTCAGGTGGGGCAGTTGGTCGCTTTGGAAGCCGAACAGGGTCAGGAACTGATCGTTCGCAAAGGTGATTCGCCCGGCGATGTCATCTGTGATCAGGGCATCGTGGATGTGTTCGACCACTTGCCGGAATTGTTTTTCGCTGTCCCGTAATTTTTTTTCGACCTGCTTGCGTTCAATAGCATACCGCAGCACACGCGCCAGCACCTGCCCACTGATTTCACCCTTGATCAGGTAATCCTGGGCGCCGAGATGGACAGCCTCAATGGCGGTTTGTTCGTCATCCAACCCGGTCAATACGACAATGGGTATCTTGCTTTCACGCGGGGACAATCTCTTTAGCGTATCCAGCCCGCGGGAATCGGGAAGGTTTAGGTCCAACAAAATCGCATCGATGTCCCCACGAGCAAGCAGGTTCAACCCGGTCTCAAGCCGACCAGCGCAAGCCAACATAACCTGCATCTTGGGCGAAACCTCTGCCAGCATGTCTTTTATCAGAAAGACATCATCCTCATCATCTTCGATGAGCAGGACTCGAACCATGGCGGGCGTCATATCAGCGATTTTCCTTCTCTTCTACAAGTTCTGCGTGGAATTGCGCAACACAGTTGCGCCCCAATCGCTTGGCTTGGTAGAGCGCCTGGTCTGCGGCGGCGATCAGCGCGTCCCTTGAATTTGCATGGAGGGGATATTCCGCGATCCCAATGCTGAGTGTAGTCATTCGGATGGGTTCGGGCGTATTCCCATCGCCATGGTCAAACGGTATCGTCTGGCTTTCGACAGTCTTCCGCAACCGTTCTGCGCCCTGCCAGGCCACCTCCGCCGATGTTTCTATCATCACGATCGCGAATTCATCGCCCCCATAGCGAAACAGGGAATCGGAGACGCGTGAGCAGGAACGCAGAGCACCGGCCACAGCGCGCAACATCTCATCTCCGAACAGATGCCCATATTGATCGTTGATCTGCTTGAAATGATCAACATCCATCCAGGCAAGCACGAGGGAGTGGCCATAGCGTTTGGATCGCTCCAGTTCATGATCCAGCAGGCGAAATAACTGATGGCGATTGTATAAGCCGGTCAGCGCGTCGTGGATTGCCATCTCGCGGATTTCCTTCAGCAAACGGTGGCGCTCGATGGCATAGCGAATGGATCGTTCCAGCAATTGCTCATCAAACTGCCCTTTGATCAGGTAATCCATGGCCCCGGCCTGCATGGCGGCCACATCCGCTTCGCGGTTGGTCAGCCCGGTCAACATGATGATAGGCGCCTGCATATCCAGGCGGGCGGATTCGCGCAACAATTGCAGGCCGTCGTCTGGGCCGAGAAGATAATCAATCATATAAAGGTCGTGCCGATTCGCCTGGATCTGCCTCAACCCTTCCTCGTAATTGGGAGTCCAGTCAAGCTGGTATTCCACACCCTCGATCTCAGAAAGAAGGTCGCGGGTGATGACATAATCATCAGGATCGTCTTCGATTAATAGTATTTTAATGGGTTGGATATCGGACATGGTTCAAAACTATCCTTTGAAATCAGAGATCGTTTTTGGGCAGTTTCACGATCTCGATCCAATACTCGCCGAGGCCGGCGATTACCTCCACCAGGCCCGCAAACGTCACCGGCTTGGTGATGAAACCAGCCGCCCCCAGATCGTAACTCCGCACAATATCTTCCTCTGATCTGGAAGTGGTTAGTACAACAACCGGGAGGTGACGCAATTGCGAGTCGGCTTTGATTTCCTGCAGGGCTTCACGCCCGTCCATGCGCGGCATGTTCAGATCCAGCAGGATCAAATCGGGAGGGCAAATCGTGTTCTGATCTTTGTACTTGCCCTCCTTTCGCAGGCAGGCTAGCAATTCAATGCCGTTTTCCACAAACTCCACGCAGTTGGCGAGGCGAATTTCCTGAAACGCCTCTTTGATGAGCATGCGGTCGTCTGCGTCATCGTCGGCGATGAGAATTTTGATCAGTTCCGGTGCGGTTTGTGTCATGGCTTGATTCCTTCCATCTGGCGGACGGGTAAGCTCACAATGAATGTCGCACCTTTGTCGATTTCACTGGTCGCGGTGATGCTGCCGCTATGACGTTCGACAATTCGGCGGCAAATGGCAAGACCCATTCCGCTGCCTTCATATTCCGAGCGATCGTGCAGGCGCTGGAACGGTTTGAAGATTCGGTCGAGATACTTTGTGTCGAAGCCAATTCCATTGTCTTCAACGCAGATCTGGCATGTGCCGCCTGCAATTTTAGCAGATATTTTTATCTGCAGGGGGCGTTCCACGTGGCTGAATTTGAGGGCGTTGCCAACCAGGTTTTGAAGCAGTTGACGGATCTGAGTCGGATCGGCCTGGATACGCGCCATCTCTTCAATGGTTACGCTGGCCTCTTTTTGTTCAATTCGAGACTCTAAGTCGGACAGTACATCTCGGGCGATCTCGGCCAGATCCACATCTTGGAACGGCTGCGCCCGCGTGGATACGCGCGAAAAGCTCAACAGATCGTTGATCAAGGTCTGCATCCGACGGCTGGCATCCTGCATCCGCCTCAGGTAGTCCACGCCTGTTTCGCCCAAGGCGTCGTTGTATTTGATCGCCAGGCGATCGCCAAATGCCAGCACCTTTCGCAGGGGTTCCTGCAAATCGTGGGCGGCCACGTAGGCAAATTCCTGCAGGTCGCGGTTGCTCGCCTCGAGTTTGGCGGTGTAAGTGACGAGGCGATCTTCGGTCTGCTTGCGCGCTGCAAACTGGCGGGCGTTTTCGATCGAGATGGCAACTTGCCCCGCCAGCGTTGTTTGAATATAGGTGTCTTCGGCGGTGAAATGCTCCGTTTCATTCGACTGGACATCGAAGACACCGATCACCTCGTCGCCGATGATGAGTGGAACGGCCAGATCGGAACGGGTTTCGGGCAGAAGTGGGTTGGGCAAAAAGTTGGTAGTGTGTTTGACATCGTTGATGATCAACCCCTGTTTTTCACGGGCAACGCGCGCCACTATCGAATGAGGATGCGCAAGCTGAATGTGATGTCCTTTCGCCAGCATCTGGCGGCCGGCCTCGCCGGCCCCGGCAGCCAGCATCAGCGTATTACTCGAATTGTCGAGCAAATAGATGTGGGAATGGGAGTAACCAAACTGCTCCTTAACGAGGTCCACCACCTTGGGCAGGAGCGTGTTGACATCCAGCACGGCGGATATGGCGGAACTGATATGCGCAACCTTCTCCAATTGGGCGGCGCGCTGAGCCAGCAGCTCTTCCATTTTCTTGCGTTCGGTGATGTCCCAGGTAACACCGATGACACGACAAGCACGCCCTTGGGCATCACCTTGCAAGGTTGCCTTAGTATACAAGACGCGTTCTGCCTTATCGGGGCGGATGATGCGGTATTCATCTTCATAGGGCACACCAGTTTTCGCTGTGTTTTGCACAGCTGCCAGCACGCGGTCTTTGTCAGCCGGGTGGAGTGCGTTTACAAACAACGCATAATCTGGCTCAACGGCCTCGGGCACATACCCAAAAATGCGGTATTGCTCCGCAGACCAGATATTTTCATCGGTGAGGATGTCCCATTCCCAGCTTCCCAAATGCGCCAGTTGCTGTGCTTCGTTTAAGCTGGTTTCGGAATGTTTGAGGCGCATTTCAGCCTGTTTGCGCTCGGTAATATTGTTTGCAAGGATCATCGCCATTGGCACAGCGCCTGAACCATCGCGCAAAGGGACATAGGAATAGCGATAGATGCGGTCGTCAAACGGCAACTCGGCGTGGAAAACCTCGCCTGCCAGGGCGCGGCGCATGTTCGGCTCGACTATCTGGGTAAATTCGGGCGGTAGAACCTCGTGCAATGTTCTCCCTTCCAGCATTTCCCGCGAAAAGCCGGTCGCTTCGAGTTCGGGGCCATCGACAAGAATGAAACGCAGGTCGTAGTCATAGAGAAGCAGGGCGCTATCGGGCAGGTTTTGCGCGAGGGTGCGGTAACGCTCTTCGCTGCGCCGCAATTGTTCCTCCGCCCGCTTGCGTTCGGTGATGTTATGGGATGTCCAGAGAAGGTGGCTGCAGACGCCGTTGTCGTCGAACACCGGCACAATCGTTACTTCGGCAAAATAATGACCAGCCGATGTTTCAAGGTCTTCTTCATAATGGATGGGCAAGCCCGTCATCACCGGTTGACGATAGCGTCGAAGGGTTAAATCCAGCAGTTCGCCCTGGATACCCATCACATCGTGCAACATATGTTCGACCGTCTTCCCCACCAGGAATTGAGCCGTGAAATCGTAGCCGAACGATCGCGTTGTATCAATGTAATGCTGGTTGACGGCTGCAACGCGGAATGCGCCATCAGGTTCGACAGCCACGAACAATTGCAAATCATGATTGTTATTGAATATCACCGACAGCTGGTTTTCCTTCTGCCGCAAAGCCTCCTCTGCCTGCTTACGCTCGGCAATCTCCTCTTCCAGCCTCGCCACTGTTTGGGCTAGTTCATCTGTTCGTTGCGCCACCATCGCTTCCAATTGAGTCTGATATTTCTGCAACTCGATGGTATGACGTTGCAGGTTTTGGGTCAGGGATTGGATGCGCAGGTGGGTATTGATGCGCGCCAATAGTTCCTGCTGTTGGATGGGCTTTTCCACGTAATCTACACCACCAACGGCAAAGCCGCGAACTTTGTAGTTGGTTTGCGTGGCATGCGCCGTAATGAAGATCACCGGAATGGAACTGGTTAGTTCGGTGGCTTTTAGCCGGCGGCACACTTCAAATCCGTCCATATCCGGCAAATCCACATCCAGCAGGATCAGATTGGGATGTGCGAGGGCAGATTTTTCCAGTCCGCTTTGCCCATCTTGAGCCACGAGTATATTATGGCCATGCTCGAAGAGATAGGTTGTGACAACAGCTAGATTCGTCATGTTATCGTCGATGACTAGAATCGTCGCTGAGGCATCACTACGGGCTAACGAATCGTCTTCTGTGAACATCACGCTCGCTCCAGGTATTCTTGCAGTAGCAGCCGGACTTTCCGCTCTTCGAAGCCGCGCGTCAGGCGGGTGATCTGATCTGCAAACGGTTGGTAGCGCGGATCCTGGCTTGCCAGTTGCCTGAGCCGGGCTTCGATGGCAAGCAGGTTGCCGCGCCGCGCTAATCCGTACAAGGCCTCCAACTCCGCCCGCTCCGGCATGATCAGCTCGGGCCGCACCTCCGGCTCAAGCGCTTGGGTATGATCGGCATACTGCCAGGTCAGGTGCAGATGCTGCGCCAGTAACGCAAGGAGATCATCTGGCTTGACGGGCTTGGGAAGGAATGCATCATACCCAGCCTGCAGGGTCTGTTCGATATCCGCCTGCAGCACACTGGCAGACACGGCCAGGATCGGACGGCTCCAGCCGTGTGCCCGCAGTTCCTGCGTCGCTTCGATGCCAGACGTGCCCGGCATGATCACATCCATCAGGATCAGGTCGGGTTGCCAGCTGAACGCCTGTTCCATCGCTGCCTGGGCGTTCTGGGCAGTTTGCACGTCGAAGCCGAGCGGCTCGAGGAATTCCTGGAGGAACTGGCAGTTGATGGGAACATCATCCACAATCAGGAGCTTTCGGCGCGGGCCCTGGTACCCGATGACCGTTGGATGGGCTGCAGCGGCGGGTGCCAGCAGGCGATTGCTCAGCGGCAGGGTGATGTCGAACCAGAACGTACTGCCCTGGCCAGGCTGACTCTTCACCTGTATTTCCCCGCCCATCAGGGCGACGATTTGCTGACTGATCGACAACCCCAAACCGGTGCCTTCAGCACGTATGCGTTTTTCCCCGACCTGCTCGAAAGGCTGGAAGATCTTGACCAGGTCGGCTTGGGCGATGCCTACCCCGGTATCCCGGATGCTGAAGCGCAGGCGAGCAGTATCGTCATGGTGCTCCAATACATCCACCTGAAATTGAACTTCGCCTTCGTCGGTGAACTTGATGGCGTTGCTGAGCAGGTTGAGCAGAACCTGGCGAAGATGTTTTTCGTCGGCGAGTACCCGCTCAGGTAGGCTACTAGGCACTATCGCAGTCAATTGTACGTGTTTTGCTTCAGCCCGGCTACGAACAATACTGACGATACTGTGAAGGAACGGCGATACTTGTATGTCGGTAGGGTTCAGTTTGATCTTACCGGCTTCGATCTTGGCGATGTCGAGTAGATCATTAATAAGGGTAAGCAGGTGTTCGCCGCT
The sequence above is drawn from the Candidatus Kouleothrix ribensis genome and encodes:
- a CDS encoding response regulator is translated as MTQTAPELIKILIADDDADDRMLIKEAFQEIRLANCVEFVENGIELLACLRKEGKYKDQNTICPPDLILLDLNMPRMDGREALQEIKADSQLRHLPVVVLTTSRSEEDIVRSYDLGAAGFITKPVTFAGLVEVIAGLGEYWIEIVKLPKNDL
- a CDS encoding PAS domain-containing protein, which translates into the protein MFTEDDSLARSDASATILVIDDNMTNLAVVTTYLFEHGHNILVAQDGQSGLEKSALAHPNLILLDVDLPDMDGFEVCRRLKATELTSSIPVIFITAHATQTNYKVRGFAVGGVDYVEKPIQQQELLARINTHLRIQSLTQNLQRHTIELQKYQTQLEAMVAQRTDELAQTVARLEEEIAERKQAEEALRQKENQLSVIFNNNHDLQLFVAVEPDGAFRVAAVNQHYIDTTRSFGYDFTAQFLVGKTVEHMLHDVMGIQGELLDLTLRRYRQPVMTGLPIHYEEDLETSAGHYFAEVTIVPVFDDNGVCSHLLWTSHNITERKRAEEQLRRSEERYRTLAQNLPDSALLLYDYDLRFILVDGPELEATGFSREMLEGRTLHEVLPPEFTQIVEPNMRRALAGEVFHAELPFDDRIYRYSYVPLRDGSGAVPMAMILANNITERKQAEMRLKHSETSLNEAQQLAHLGSWEWDILTDENIWSAEQYRIFGYVPEAVEPDYALFVNALHPADKDRVLAAVQNTAKTGVPYEDEYRIIRPDKAERVLYTKATLQGDAQGRACRVIGVTWDITERKKMEELLAQRAAQLEKVAHISSAISAVLDVNTLLPKVVDLVKEQFGYSHSHIYLLDNSSNTLMLAAGAGEAGRQMLAKGHHIQLAHPHSIVARVAREKQGLIINDVKHTTNFLPNPLLPETRSDLAVPLIIGDEVIGVFDVQSNETEHFTAEDTYIQTTLAGQVAISIENARQFAARKQTEDRLVTYTAKLEASNRDLQEFAYVAAHDLQEPLRKVLAFGDRLAIKYNDALGETGVDYLRRMQDASRRMQTLINDLLSFSRVSTRAQPFQDVDLAEIARDVLSDLESRIEQKEASVTIEEMARIQADPTQIRQLLQNLVGNALKFSHVERPLQIKISAKIAGGTCQICVEDNGIGFDTKYLDRIFKPFQRLHDRSEYEGSGMGLAICRRIVERHSGSITATSEIDKGATFIVSLPVRQMEGIKP
- a CDS encoding PAS domain S-box protein; the encoded protein is MTPAMVRVLLIEDDEDDVFLIKDMLAEVSPKMQVMLACAGRLETGLNLLARGDIDAILLDLNLPDSRGLDTLKRLSPRESKIPIVVLTGLDDEQTAIEAVHLGAQDYLIKGEISGQVLARVLRYAIERKQVEKKLRDSEKQFRQVVEHIHDALITDDIAGRITFANDQFLTLFGFQSDQLPHLKLEDYIAPEWREILRERHDRRLRGETVPASFEYEGLRQDGRRLWLEVDVALLKDDAGYLIGTQSAIRDITERKQAEERVALQIRRLASLRAIDQAIASHTDIGVVLDEILNHVISQLGVDAVTILLYNPAARTLEYAVERGFHTDALNNSHLFLEEGYAAQVMLKRQTIRVHDLQSPEADIHRSLLFLPEQFVSYFGVPLIAKGEIQGVLEVFHRSRLEPDGEWLNFLETLGGQTAIAIDNAALFKGLQQTNMELMLAYDATIEGWSHALDLRDKETQDHTRRVTDLTVRMARKMGIPEKEIIHIRRGALLHDIGKMGVPDSILLKPDKLTEDEWVIMKKHTQFAFDMLYPIPYLRPALDIPYCHHEKWDGTGYPRGLKGEEIPLAARLFSVVDVWDALRSDRPYSQSWSEEKTFAYIRSEVGTRFDPMAVDVFFQVLK
- a CDS encoding GGDEF domain-containing response regulator, with translation MSDIQPIKILLIEDDPDDYVITRDLLSEIEGVEYQLDWTPNYEEGLRQIQANRHDLYMIDYLLGPDDGLQLLRESARLDMQAPIIMLTGLTNREADVAAMQAGAMDYLIKGQFDEQLLERSIRYAIERHRLLKEIREMAIHDALTGLYNRHQLFRLLDHELERSKRYGHSLVLAWMDVDHFKQINDQYGHLFGDEMLRAVAGALRSCSRVSDSLFRYGGDEFAIVMIETSAEVAWQGAERLRKTVESQTIPFDHGDGNTPEPIRMTTLSIGIAEYPLHANSRDALIAAADQALYQAKRLGRNCVAQFHAELVEEKENR